Proteins encoded together in one Nitrospiraceae bacterium window:
- a CDS encoding YqgE/AlgH family protein, whose protein sequence is MDTPLGKGVFLIATPALRDPNFRQTVVLLCEHGPEGALGVVVNRPTEMNIAEVLPQVPVLEGQEHRVYSGGPVQKNSLLVLYRLNEEIEDTHAVLDGVYLGGNMETLERILEVPGEHESFRAYMGYSGWGPGQLETEMESGSWLTMPAQPHLVFDEDSQDLWGEVIRSFGDQYTMYAHMPVDPNLN, encoded by the coding sequence ATGGACACACCATTAGGCAAGGGGGTTTTCCTCATCGCTACTCCGGCTTTGCGCGACCCCAATTTCCGTCAAACGGTCGTGCTGCTTTGCGAGCATGGACCGGAAGGGGCCCTGGGGGTGGTCGTGAATCGTCCGACCGAGATGAATATTGCCGAGGTCCTGCCACAAGTTCCAGTGCTCGAAGGGCAGGAACATCGGGTCTATTCCGGGGGGCCTGTTCAGAAAAATAGCTTACTCGTCTTGTACCGTCTAAATGAGGAAATTGAAGATACTCATGCGGTGCTTGACGGCGTGTATCTCGGCGGAAATATGGAGACGCTGGAGCGTATTCTTGAAGTTCCCGGTGAGCACGAATCGTTTCGGGCATATATGGGCTATTCGGGCTGGGGACCAGGACAATTGGAGACGGAAATGGAAAGTGGCTCATGGCTCACCATGCCTGCACAACCTCACCTCGTCTTCGATGAGGATTCCCAGGACTTATGGGGCGAGGTCATCCGATCCTTCGGAGATCAATATACGATGTATGCGCATATGCCCGTTGATCCAAATTTAAACTAG
- a CDS encoding class I SAM-dependent methyltransferase yields the protein MTQTHADQPTAATWAGVSPQVLEGDILNQRAWRMPDIVIYQHAPDEWWVAPLDEELPLIRLNRLGAALLGAMDGRMTIGALLNQYGKWVCSPTQQNGRWHLERWAQPRFSLAYFGTEPPSGHSAEAKWDLLLQKVREGWHQNVQAETEDHLSKFHVQGIQGPHGHFEIIETTVSHLFREPCEAMNGLTYGRLLGKTLRQMGWLSPKPKRIVEVGAGLGYVSKELAGELSAEERKDIQYTFLDLTGPFLGSQTSLARQAGWTATAIQANAERMPLADRSVDLLIDNENLADMTPIQFTGDELLTFRGENPLHEEALDLIRRMRLPLMPPFPDEVIFNYGAIQFLQEVWRVLKPGGRAILVEFGIEDDWPSPVRLPGHTEYEVQFSHLRHAAKWLGFREQYCTLPQLLGMKRDINVLCTGAAYTLRRFCRELEKPFSVRAYTEKELGTALGALLPKLTGLHYHNVLDPAWFGLWDFKVLLVEKPGGMSIGQQPAFKESGGFRWYTQR from the coding sequence ATGACCCAAACCCATGCCGATCAACCCACTGCCGCTACCTGGGCAGGAGTCAGCCCTCAGGTCTTGGAGGGGGACATACTCAATCAACGGGCATGGCGCATGCCCGATATTGTGATTTACCAGCATGCGCCGGATGAATGGTGGGTGGCCCCGCTAGATGAAGAGCTACCCCTGATTCGACTCAATCGCCTCGGCGCAGCCCTGCTCGGCGCGATGGATGGTCGTATGACTATTGGCGCCCTGCTTAATCAGTATGGGAAATGGGTCTGCAGCCCGACCCAACAGAATGGTCGCTGGCATTTAGAACGGTGGGCCCAACCACGGTTTTCGTTAGCCTATTTTGGAACCGAACCCCCTAGCGGCCACAGCGCGGAAGCGAAATGGGATTTGTTATTGCAAAAGGTGCGGGAAGGGTGGCATCAAAACGTTCAGGCTGAAACCGAAGATCATCTGTCCAAATTTCACGTCCAAGGGATCCAAGGGCCCCACGGGCATTTTGAAATCATCGAAACGACGGTCTCTCATTTATTTCGCGAACCCTGCGAAGCCATGAACGGGCTGACCTATGGGCGACTGCTCGGCAAAACCCTACGGCAAATGGGCTGGCTCTCCCCCAAACCCAAACGCATTGTGGAAGTGGGCGCCGGCCTCGGGTATGTCTCAAAGGAACTGGCAGGAGAACTCTCAGCGGAGGAGCGGAAAGACATCCAGTACACCTTTCTGGATCTGACCGGCCCGTTTCTGGGATCCCAAACGTCGCTGGCACGCCAAGCAGGGTGGACGGCCACAGCTATTCAAGCCAATGCCGAACGAATGCCGCTGGCGGACCGTTCCGTTGATTTATTGATCGACAATGAAAATCTTGCCGACATGACGCCAATCCAATTTACCGGAGACGAACTCCTCACGTTTCGAGGCGAGAATCCCCTGCATGAGGAAGCCCTGGACCTTATCAGGCGCATGCGCCTGCCACTCATGCCACCCTTTCCCGACGAAGTGATTTTCAATTACGGCGCCATTCAATTTCTACAGGAAGTCTGGCGCGTGCTGAAGCCGGGCGGACGTGCCATCCTGGTCGAATTCGGGATCGAAGATGATTGGCCTTCTCCCGTCAGATTGCCGGGTCACACCGAATATGAAGTGCAATTCAGTCATCTCCGTCATGCCGCCAAATGGCTGGGCTTCCGCGAGCAGTATTGCACCCTCCCGCAATTGCTCGGCATGAAACGGGACATTAATGTCTTATGTACCGGGGCGGCCTATACCCTACGGCGATTTTGTCGTGAATTGGAAAAGCCCTTCTCCGTGCGGGCCTATACCGAAAAAGAATTGGGCACGGCGCTGGGCGCTCTTCTCCCCAAACTCACCGGCCTGCATTACCATAACGTCTTGGATCCGGCATGGTTCGGTCTGTGGGATTTCAAAGTCTTGTTGGTCGAAAAGCCCGGCGGGATGAGCATCGGGCAACAACCGGCCTTTAAAGAATCCGGCGGCTTCCGCTGGTACACTCAACGTTAG
- a CDS encoding Fe(2+)-trafficking protein, with amino-acid sequence MAQIHCRKCDKDADPITDNLFMGKLEEEIKQKVCQSCWNEWAGPGGTKTMVINEYQLNLGDENARQTLKTQMRTFLKLDDTTGEFKDYRH; translated from the coding sequence ATGGCGCAAATTCATTGCCGAAAATGCGATAAAGACGCGGACCCGATCACGGACAATCTTTTTATGGGGAAACTGGAAGAAGAAATCAAACAGAAAGTCTGTCAATCCTGCTGGAATGAATGGGCCGGCCCGGGTGGAACAAAGACCATGGTTATTAATGAGTATCAGTTGAATTTAGGGGATGAAAATGCCCGGCAAACCCTGAAGACACAGATGCGGACTTTTTTGAAATTGGATGATACGACGGGCGAATTTAAAGATTACCGCCATTAA
- a CDS encoding IS630 family transposase gives MFTAATALPCDAKQKKRLEDLVRAGKTPQKVALRAKIVLLAARGLSNNRIAKEMQTTRPTVLLWRTRFERFGYPGLLKDWQRPGRKPKISEETVREVIELTLHRQPKGATHWSTRTLAKQTGLSHVAIQRIWKHHGLQPHRVETFKISTDDRFVEKIRDIVGLYLKPPERALVLSVDEKSQIQALDRTQPGLPMKRGRCGTMTHDYKRHGTTTLFAALNMLDGTVIGECLPRHRSQEFIRFLKTIDHATPPALDLHLIVDNYSTHKSPAVQRWLKRHPRVHFHFTPTSASWLNMVERWFRELTQRRLRRGVFKSVPDLIAAIEDFLRHHNENPKIFTWHKDADTILAKIKHCKEALVT, from the coding sequence ATGTTTACCGCCGCGACAGCCCTCCCGTGTGACGCTAAGCAAAAGAAGCGTTTGGAAGATCTTGTCCGGGCAGGAAAAACCCCGCAGAAGGTGGCGTTGCGAGCGAAGATCGTTTTACTTGCCGCCCGTGGACTGTCGAACAACCGGATTGCCAAAGAGATGCAGACGACTCGCCCCACCGTGTTATTGTGGCGCACGCGATTTGAGCGGTTTGGTTATCCGGGACTCCTGAAAGATTGGCAACGGCCCGGACGCAAACCGAAGATTTCGGAGGAAACTGTGCGCGAAGTGATCGAGCTCACCTTGCATCGTCAACCGAAAGGAGCGACCCATTGGAGTACGCGCACGTTGGCGAAGCAAACCGGGCTGTCGCATGTCGCGATCCAACGCATCTGGAAACACCATGGCCTGCAGCCCCATCGGGTGGAGACGTTCAAAATCTCCACAGACGACCGGTTTGTCGAAAAGATTCGGGATATTGTTGGGTTATATCTGAAGCCACCCGAACGGGCCCTGGTGCTGTCCGTGGATGAAAAAAGTCAAATCCAAGCCCTGGATCGTACGCAGCCGGGCTTGCCTATGAAACGGGGACGCTGCGGCACGATGACGCATGATTATAAACGACATGGGACGACGACCCTTTTTGCCGCCCTCAATATGCTTGATGGCACGGTCATCGGGGAGTGTTTACCCCGCCACCGGAGTCAAGAGTTTATCAGGTTTCTGAAGACCATCGACCATGCCACGCCTCCTGCGCTGGATCTGCATCTCATCGTGGACAATTACAGCACCCATAAAAGTCCAGCTGTGCAACGCTGGCTCAAGCGACATCCGCGCGTGCACTTCCATTTCACTCCCACGAGCGCGTCGTGGCTGAATATGGTTGAGCGGTGGTTTCGAGAGCTGACGCAACGCCGGCTTCGACGCGGGGTGTTCAAAAGCGTGCCAGACCTCATTGCCGCCATTGAAGACTTTCTGCGCCATCATAATGAGAACCCCAAAATTTTCACCTGGCATAAGGATGCAGACACGATCCTTGCCAAGATCAAGCATTGTAAAGAAGCGTTAGTTACATAA
- a CDS encoding class I SAM-dependent methyltransferase, producing MAIDPSWGAEADKERWNKKYETENYLFGRDPIPFLKDHVDLLPKGAALDLAMGEGRNGVFLATKGFQVTGVDISEAGFEKASALASEKGVKLTTVVADLEQYTIPPSSYDVIICTYFLQRDLFPKITAALKPGGVALIETYTVDHLQYRPKFNRTFLLERNELLTLLPGLRVLRYQEVDTGDAAFASILAQKPLQATQQ from the coding sequence ATGGCCATTGACCCCTCGTGGGGAGCTGAAGCAGACAAGGAGCGATGGAACAAGAAATATGAAACCGAGAACTATCTATTCGGACGGGACCCTATCCCGTTCTTAAAAGACCATGTCGATCTTCTCCCCAAAGGGGCTGCCCTTGACCTGGCCATGGGCGAAGGACGCAACGGAGTCTTTTTAGCCACGAAAGGCTTTCAGGTCACCGGAGTCGATATTTCAGAGGCGGGTTTCGAAAAAGCCAGCGCCCTCGCTTCCGAGAAAGGGGTGAAGCTGACCACCGTCGTGGCCGACCTGGAACAATACACGATTCCCCCCAGTTCCTACGATGTGATTATCTGCACCTATTTTCTGCAGCGCGATCTCTTCCCAAAAATTACAGCTGCCCTCAAGCCTGGCGGGGTGGCTCTGATCGAAACCTATACGGTTGATCATTTGCAATATCGCCCAAAATTTAACCGGACCTTCCTCCTGGAGCGAAATGAATTATTAACGTTGCTCCCTGGCCTGCGGGTGTTGCGTTATCAAGAAGTCGATACTGGCGATGCAGCCTTTGCCAGTATTCTGGCACAAAAACCTCTACAGGCCACACAGCAATAA
- a CDS encoding Ppx/GppA family phosphatase, whose translation MLLAGIDIGTLTCRLLVAEVNPPGELTVVDADRRILRLGEGVDQYKRLSQGAMDRVVSTLKDWKKKTAKYPLNGVAVVATSAVRESENRQDFLDLVTQETGWEVEILTGEEEARRTLLGIRFGLPPAIANFLGLDIGGGSTECILAQSGKAPAVISLDLGVVRLLERVFRLDPPTVQEIHLAETCIDQELAKVSKSFGTFSGIPLVGTAGSVTTLAAMAQGLPRYESARVHNYELTLSTIKELEQDLLTKTGPQRLAMPGLESGREYVIVAGTVILRRIMEIFGFDACLVSDFGLREGVLVDKAKKMNNLF comes from the coding sequence ATGTTACTCGCAGGAATCGATATTGGCACCTTAACCTGCCGCTTGTTGGTGGCAGAAGTGAATCCACCGGGGGAATTAACCGTTGTTGATGCAGATCGGCGGATCTTACGGCTTGGGGAAGGGGTGGACCAATACAAACGCTTATCACAGGGCGCGATGGATCGCGTTGTGTCCACACTAAAAGATTGGAAAAAAAAGACCGCGAAGTATCCGCTCAACGGAGTAGCAGTCGTGGCGACCAGCGCTGTGCGTGAATCGGAAAACCGCCAAGACTTTCTCGACCTTGTCACTCAAGAAACCGGCTGGGAAGTGGAGATCCTAACGGGAGAAGAAGAAGCCCGGCGAACCTTGTTGGGTATTCGTTTTGGTCTGCCACCTGCCATTGCGAATTTTTTGGGATTGGATATCGGCGGAGGTAGTACCGAATGTATTCTGGCTCAATCTGGAAAGGCTCCGGCCGTTATTTCGTTGGATCTGGGCGTGGTGCGCTTATTGGAACGGGTATTTCGTCTGGATCCGCCCACAGTTCAGGAGATTCACCTGGCTGAAACCTGTATTGATCAGGAGCTGGCCAAGGTGTCGAAATCCTTCGGGACTTTTTCAGGCATCCCGCTGGTCGGGACGGCAGGTTCCGTGACCACACTCGCGGCGATGGCTCAAGGACTGCCGAGATATGAGTCGGCACGTGTCCACAATTACGAGTTAACGTTGTCGACTATCAAAGAGCTGGAGCAGGATCTCCTTACCAAAACCGGTCCGCAGCGCTTGGCCATGCCAGGCCTTGAATCCGGGCGGGAATATGTCATCGTGGCAGGCACGGTGATTCTACGAAGAATCATGGAAATCTTCGGCTTTGACGCATGCCTGGTCAGCGACTTTGGCCTTCGCGAAGGAGTGCTGGTAGATAAAGCCAAAAAAATGAACAATCTGTTTTGA